Proteins encoded in a region of the Nicotiana tomentosiformis chromosome 9, ASM39032v3, whole genome shotgun sequence genome:
- the LOC104113242 gene encoding BTB/POZ and MATH domain-containing protein 2-like: MGTFRVPSEPSKSPNSSSSQPTTTTSTSRIETINGSHEFKVDGYSLSKGMGIGKYVTSEIFTVGGHSWAVYFYPDGKSAEDNGTYVSLFIALASDATDVRALFELSLMDQSGNERHKVHTHFGRVLETGPYTLKYRGSMWGYKRFFRRTLLETSDYLKDDRLLVQCTVGVVRSYNETPKTFSLPVPPSDIGIHFGQLLESGEGADIKFEVEGEVFAAHKLVLAARSPVFRAQLFGPLKEDNVQSIKVEEIQAPVFKALLHFIYWDSLPDLQELVGLDTKWAVTLMAQHLLAAADQYGLERLRALCEAKLCEDVTINTVATTLALADQHHCVQLKSVCLKFIALPENLKAVMQSEGFDHLKESCPSVITELLKYVAGMNEHAIISYVHGGHILDGTDVNGRRVKQRIY, translated from the exons ATGGGCACATTTAGGGTTccatcggaaccatcaaaatccccaaattcatcatcatcacaaCCCACAACCACCACATCGACATCTCGAATCGAGACGATTAATGGGTCCCACGAATTCAAGGTAGATGGTTACTCCTTATCTAAAGGTATGGGAATTGGGAAATATGTAACTTCTGAGATCTTTACCGTGGGTGGTCATTCTTGGGCTGTTTACTTTTACCCTGATGGTAAAAGTGCTGAGGATAATGGTACTTATGTCTCGCTTTTTATAGCGTTGGCTAGTGATGCAACTGACGTTAGAGCTTTGTTTGAGCTGTCTCTTATGGATCAGAGTGGTAATGAGAGGCATAAGGTTCATACCCACTTTGGTCGCGTGCTTGAGACGGGTCCTTACACGCTAAAATATCGCGGTAGCATGTG GGGATATAAACGCTTTTTCAGGAGAACATTATTAGAAACATCAGACTATCTGAAAGATGATCGTCTCTTGGTCCAATGCACTGTTGGTGTTGTCAGATCATACAATGAAACACCAAAGACTTTTTCTCTGCCTGTGCCACCATCAGACATTGGAATTCATTTTGGGCAGCTCCTAGAGAGTGGAGAGGGAGCAGATATAAAGTTTGAAGTTGAAGGTGAAGTCTTTGCTGCACACAAGTTGGTTCTTGCTGCCCGCTCCCCCGTGTTCAGGGCACAACTCTTTGGTCCATTGAAGGAAGATAATGTACAAAGTATTAAAGTTGAAGAAATACAGGCTCCAGTATTCAAG GCGTTGCTCCACTTCATCTATTGGGATTCCCTTCCTGATTTACAAGAGCTTGTGGGTCTCGATACAAAATGGGCAGTCACTTTGATGGCTCAGCATCTGCTTGCTGCAGCGGACCAGTATGGGCTTGAGAGATTGAGAGCACTTTGTGAGGCTAAGCTTTGCGAAGATGTTACAATCAACACTGTTGCCACAACTTTAGCTTTGGCAGATCAGCATCATTGTGTCCAACTGAAATCTGTGTGTCTTAAGTTCATTGCGTTGCCTGAGAACTTGAAAG CTGTGATGCAATCGGAGGGATTTGATCACTTGAAGGAGAGTTGTCCTTCTGTCATCACAGAATTGCTGAAGTATGTCGCTGGGATGAATGAACATGCAATCATTTCTTATGTACACGGTGGACACATTCTAGATGGCACTGATGTGAATGGAAGAAGAGTGAAGCAAAGGATTTATTGA
- the LOC104113241 gene encoding mitogen-activated protein kinase 15 encodes MQPDQRKKGSADVDFFTEYGEGSRYKIEEVIGKGSYGVVCSAYDTHLGEKVAIKKINDIFEHVSDATRILREIKLLRLLRHPDIVEIKHILLPPSRREFKDIYVVFELMESDLHQVIKANDDLTPEHYQFFLYQLLRGLKYIHTANVFHRDLKPKNILANADCKLKICDFGLARVAFNDTPTAIFWTDYVATRWYRAPELCGSFFSKYTPAIDIWSIGCIFAELLTGKPLFPGKNVVHQLDLMTDLLGTPSPESIARIRNEKARRYLSSMRKKKPVPFSHKFPHADPLALRLLEKMLAFDPKDRPTAEEALADPYFRNLAKVEREPSAQPVTKMEFEFERRRVTKEDVRELIYREILEYHPKMLKEFLEGQEPTNFMYPSAVDKFKKQFAYLEEHYGKGGAVAPPERQHSSSLPRACVLYSDNSVQNPVEVANDLSKCSIKEGEKPHVDRSSMIPMTRLPLQVPQNVQGGAARPGRVVSSVMRYNNCGAAVTAADAIEQRKIARNPGGPTQYPISNASYPRRHPSCKNERGEDSSDGSNGVQAKPEQYMARKVAAAPGGPGSQWY; translated from the exons ATGCAGCCTGATCAGAGGAAAAAG GGGTCTGCAGATGTAGATTTCTTCACTGAATATGGTGAAGGGAGCCGATACAAAATTGAGGAAGTGATTGGCAAAGGTAGCTATGGTGTTGTCTGCTCTGCATATGATACCCATCTAGGGGAAAAAGTTGCAATCAAGAAGATAAACGACATCTTTGAACATGTCTCTGATGCCACACGTATCCTTCGTGAGATCAAGCTTCTTAGGCTTCTTCGTCATCCAGATATAGTAGAAATTAAGCATATCTTGTTACCTCCTTCTCGGAGGGAATTCAAGGACATCTATGTTGTCTTTGAACTCATGGAATCCGATTTGCATCAAGTCATTAAAGCAAATGATGATCTGACGCCGGAACATTATCAATTTTTCCTTTATCAGCTTCTTCGAGGGCTAAAATATATACACACAG CTAATGTCTTTCACCGTGACCTGAAACCCAAAAATATATTAGCAAATGCCGACTGCAAGCTCAAGATCTGTGACTTTGGTCTTGCAAGAGTGGCCTTCAATGATACTCCAACAGCTATATTTTGGACT GATTATGTTGCCACGAGGTGGTATAGGGCTCCCGAATTGTGTGGATCATTTTTCTCTAAG TATACACCAGCAATTGATATATGGAGCATTGGATGCATATTTGCAGAACTATTAACTGGGAAGCCTCTCTTTCCGGGTAAAAATGTGGTTCACCAATTAGACTTGATGACCGATCTGTTGGGCACACCATCTCCAGAATCCATTGCCAGG ATAAGAAATGAAAAGGCTCGGAGGTATTTGAGCAGTATGCGTAAGAAAAAGCCTGTGCCTTTCTCCCATAAATTTCCGCATGCAGATCCCCTTGCACTCCGTTTGCTAGAAAAGATGCTTGCTTTTGATCCTAAGGATCGTCCTACTGCAGAAGAG GCGCTTGCAGATCCATATTTCAGGAATCTGGCCAAAGTGGAAAGAGAACCTTCTGCTCAACCTGTTACAAAAATGGAGTTTGAATTTGAAAGGCGAAGGGTGACAAAGGAGGATGTGAGGGAGCTAATATACAGAGAAATTCTTGAATACCATCCAAAGATGTTGAAGGAGTTCTTAGAGGGGCAGGAACCAACAAATTTCATGTACCCAAG TGCTGTTGACAAATTCAAGAAACAATTTGCATATCTTGAAGAGCATTATGGAAAAGGAGGGGCTGTTGCTCCGCCTGAGAGGCAGCACTCATCATCCCTACCCAG GGCTTGTGTATTATATTCAGATAATTCAGTGCAAAATCCAGTTGAAGTTGCAAATGATCTTTCTAAATGCTCTATCAAAGAAGGCGAGAAACCACATGTAGACCGGAGTTCAATGATCCCCATGACAAGGCTGCCTCTCCAAGTTCCCCAGAATGTTCAAG GTGGTGCTGCAAGACCGGGGAGGGTCGTTAGTTCAGTGATGCGCTACAACAACTGTGGAGCAGCAGTGACGGCAGCAGATGCCATTGAACAGCGGAAAATTGCAAGGAACCCTGGTGGTCCGACTCAATATCCCATTTCTAATGCTTCATACCCTAGAAGACATCCCAGCTGTAAAAATGAAAGGGGTGAAGATAGTAGTGACGGTTCCAATGGTGTGCAGGCAAAACCTGAACAGTACATGGCAAGAAAAGTTGCTGCAGCTCCAGGTGGACCTGGTAGTCAATGGTATTAA